One part of the Peromyscus leucopus breed LL Stock chromosome 19, UCI_PerLeu_2.1, whole genome shotgun sequence genome encodes these proteins:
- the St8sia3 gene encoding sia-alpha-2,3-Gal-beta-1,4-GlcNAc-R:alpha 2,8-sialyltransferase, translated as MRNCKMARVASVLGLVMLSVALLILSLISYVSLKKENIFTTPKYASPGAPRMYMFHAGFRSQFALKFLDPSFVPITNSLTHELQEKPSKWTFNRTAFLHQRQEILQHVDVIKNFSLTKNSVRIGQLMHYDYSSHKYVFSISNNFRSLLPDVSPIMNKRYNICAVVGNSGILTGSQCGQEIDKSDFVFRCNFAPTEAFQKDVGRKTNLTTFNPSILEKYYNNLLTIQDRNNFFLSLKKLDGAILWIPAFFFHTSATVTRTLVDFFVEHRGQLKVQLAWPGNIMQHVNRYWKNKHLSPKRLSTGILMYTLASAVCEEIHLYGFWPFGFDPNTREDLPYHYYDKKGTKFTTKWQESHQLPAEFQLLYRMHGEGLTKLTLSHCA; from the exons ATGAGAAATTGCAAAATGGCCCGAGTCGCCAGTGTGCTAGGGCTGGTCATGCTCAGCGTGGCCCTGCTGATTTTATCGCTTATCAGCTACGTGTCCCTGAAAAAGGAGAACATCTTCACCACTCCCAAGTACGCCAGCCCGGGGGCGCCCCGAATGTACATGTTCCACGCGGGATTCCG GTCACAGTTTGCGCTGAAGTTTCTAGACCCGTCATTTGTGCCCATTACGAATTCTCTCACCCATGAACTCCAAGAGAAACCTTCTAAATGGACATTTAATCGGACTGCGTTTTTACATCAAAG gcaaGAAATTCTTCAGCATGTcgatgtaataaaaaatttttctttgacCAAGAATAGTGTTCGAATTGGACAACTGATGCATTATGATTATTCCAGCCATAAATATGTTTTCTCTATTAGCAATAACTTCCGCTCACTGCTCCCAGATGTGTCCCCCATTATGAATAAGCGTTATAATATTTGTGCTGTGGTTGGAAACAGTGGAATCTTGACAGGGAGTCAGTGTGGACAAGAAATAGACAAATCAGATTTTGTTTTTCGATGCAATTTTGCCCCTACGGAGGCGTTCCAAAAAGATGTTGGGAGGAAAACCAACCTCACAACCTTCAACCCCAGCATCCTGGAAAAATATTACAACAATCTTTTAACCATTCAAGACCGTAACAACTTCTTCCTCAGTTTAAAAAAGCTCGATGGGGCCATTCTTTGGATCCCTGCATTTTTCTTCCACACTTCTGCAACCGTAACCAGAACGTTAGTTGACTTTTTTGTTGAACACAGAGGTCAGTTAAAGGTCCAGTTGGCTTGGCCTGGAAATATAATGCAACATGTCAACAG GtactggaaaaacaaacactTGTCGCCCAAACGACTGAGCACAGGCATCCTTATGTACACTCTTGCATCTGCAGTCTGTGAAGAGATCCACTTGTATGGATTCTGGCCTTTTGGATTTGACCCCAACACAAGGGAAGATCTTCCATACCATTATTATGACAAAAAAGGAACCAAATTTACCACCAAGTGGCAGGAGTCTCACCAGCTGCCTGCTGAGTTTCAGCTGCTGTATCGGATGCATGGTGAAGGGCTCACCAAGCTCACTCTGTCACACTGTGCCTAA